The following is a genomic window from Methanococcoides sp. AM1.
TTCATCTGGTCAAGAACAACACCCTGATCAAGAGCATCTGCTGCCATTGAGATTGCATCATCAAGGGTCATATTGGAAACCTGTTCTGCAAGTTCCCTCCTAAGGAGCGAATCCTGGGCAATGTTCCCATCATCAAGAACGGCTTTGATACGAAGGTCGTAAACACCATTTACCTTTCCATGTTCCATACATGCTCCTTTGGTCAATGCCCTGTTGCATGTAGGACAACGTTTTATCAGGCCTGATCCGGACTGAACATCCACCATTACACCACTAAAAGTAACAGAAGATGTGCCGATGTCCACGTCCTCATCAAGCTCTTCTATTGCACTGTTCTTGTTAAGAGTAACTTCAAATCGGTCATTCCATTCCTGAGCAACCACGTTGTTGAAAAGATAGCTTTTCTCTTCTTCGATATCCGGAAGACCAGCACTTGTCCACTTTATGAATTTGATAGTGCCTGTTCCATCCCCTATCAGACCGACCTGAGATATGGATTCATGAGTATTGTCCCAGAGCTGTGATACCCTTACTTTAAGAGAGACCCACTTACCATCTTCGGTAATATCAGCAACACTTACCATAGGTGCAGGCTGACCATCTGCCGGAGAAGACAGTGCAGTGGATACTACATCGATATCCTCAGAGATCTCTTCGATAACCGTGTTCTTGTTAAGTGTTATCTCGAACCTTCCGTTCCACTCATTGATGACAACATTGTTGAACTGGTAGCTTTTACCTTCCTGGACATCAGGGACATCATCGCGTGCCCACTTAATGAATTTGGTCGTTCCGGTATCATCGCCTAAAAGACCTACCTGAGATACGGATTCATGGGTGCTGTCCCAGAGCTGCACGACCTTTCCCCTGATGTTTACCCATTTACCACCCTCATTGACCTCATTGATCTTTACAAGAGGAGTTGATCCCTGACCTGTGAAAAAATCATTCCTGTCAATGTTGTATTCTTTCAGGAAATATGCTATAACGCTCCTGCGGGCTTCATCCAAAGGAACCTTGAACTTTGTGACAAGTTTGTCAAGTCTTTCGGTAATATTCTCAATGGGTATATCTACACCAAGTTCCAAAAATCTATTCTTGATATTCTCTGCTGTCTTATCCATATTAATTCCTCAAGCCTCTTGTTTGTATCTGATTTGAGAGGCAAGTTAAGTTATAACTCATAACTATATAAAAGTAAAGTTAGCAAGGTGAAAGTATTCACCTTACTTATCTGCCTAACAGGTCTGCAACGATCTTTGCAGCATCCCCTTCACCTATGACCGTGACCATATCATCGAATTCCAGCACAAGGTTTCCGTTTGCGATAAATGACTCATCCCCCCGCCTTACCATCAACAACAGGCTATCCTCAGGAAGTGATAGCTCTTTGATGGCTTTGCCGGAAACTTTTGGATTTGTAACCTTGACCTCAAGTATATCACCGCCTTCGCCTACCTCACACATAGAGAACATATGCGGCCTTCCGACCATATTGTCAAGGAAAAGAGCAGTACTCATGGCAGGGCTCATGGCACGGATCTCAAGGTCCCAGAACGCATGAAGGTTCTCCATGTTGTTGACCCTTGCAATGATCTGATCTTCTTTGAAGCCGAACTTGGTCTTGGCTATCTGGCAGACCAGAAGGTTAGTATTATCCTGATCAGTACTTGCAATGAAATACTTTGCATTTTCGATACCCGCTTTTTTAAGCACATTGACATCTTCAGCATCACCATGAACCACGCGTATTCCGGATTTCATCAAACGCTGGCAGTTCTCTTCAGAGGATTCAATAACAACAACATTTTCACCCCTCTTTTCAAACCTTTCAGAGAGGATCCTTCCGACTTCCCCTCCGCCTACTACAAGAATTTCCATAGGTATCACTCCTAAAAATCTAGCTACAGGTTTTGACAGGAAACCTGTCATGAACACAGTAATAATTACAGTTAAGAATACCAGACCAACAAGTTCCTGACCACCTGTTATGTTCAAGCCATTGAGCTTAATTGCGAAATATGTTGCAATTGATGCAGGAACAACGCCACGTGGCCCTACAAATGAAATGAACAGCTTTTCTTTTGTCCTGAAAGTTGTCCTTGCAGTACTGGCGAACACGGAAAGCGGCCTGACAAAGAATATCAGCAGCAATACAACAATTATCCCGACAGTTCCGATCCTGAATATATCTTCGAACTTTAGCATTGCAGCCAGGAGAATGAATATCAATGACAGCATCATGACCACAAGGTCTGATTTGAATTCTTTCAGTGCAGCTTTGTAAGGAACATTAGAAGTCCCTACAATAATACCGAAAAGCGCCACTGCAAGAATTCCTGATTCTGCACCTAATGACTCAGCTATGACAAAAGTTGCTATCACTGAGGTAAATGTCACAAAACGGACCACCTGCTCAGAGTGGACTGAACGTGACAAAAAGCGAGTTAGCAAAAACCCACTCGCTACACCCATAATAAGACCTATCATCGCCCTGTAGAGCAAAAAGCCTACAACTTCAAATCCTGAAAGTTCGGAAATAATTACCTCGAACACAAGCGCAGCCAGGATAACACTCACAGCATCATTAAGTATTCCTTCAAGCTCAAGCGTTTTGCTTACCCTGTGATTTACACGCACCTGCCTTACAACAGGAGTGATCACAGTAGGTCCCGTTGCAGTCACCAATGCTCCAAATACGGCAGATATCTCCAGTGGAAGACCAACGATGTAGTAGGTGAAAAATGTTGCACAAATAAATGTGATCATCACACCAACTGTAACAAGACTTAGCACACCCTGCTGGATAGACCGTATGGACTTCACATCGATGTGAAGACCTCCATCAAATACGATCACTGCCACAGATAATGAAACGATTGCTGTCAGACCTTCCCCAAGAAGTGTCGGGTCCAGTATACCAAGAACCTCAGGTCCTATTATGATACCTTCGACCAGAAGGAAGATAAGAACAGGCATCTTGAATATTTTGCTCAGGCTTTGGGCCACAAGACTCATTACCAGAACAGCAAGTGCGATCTGTAACAAATATATGGATTCCACGATCAATCTCCAGAATATATGTAATTATAAGAATTACCAAATAACATCATGGAGATAACGCAATTAAAATATAAATTGTTTTTGAAAAGATGACCTTGATTGAGGCCACATTATCGAATTGACAGACCTATAGAATGGTCTTAAGATACCTAGTAAAAAGAAAAGATACAGACCGGGTAAAACCCGGGTCTGTTTATTGAAATTATGCGATGGTTTCCCTGAACTTGTCACAGCAGTTGATGTTGATACCGAGAAGTTTCTCGATGTTCATCTTAGCTGCAATACCTTTTGCGCATCCAGGAACTGATGTGATTACACCAATGTCGAGTTCTTCTCTGAGCTCTCTCATGACGTACTCGTCGGAAAGGTCTGCATTCTCGACACCGAGCTTCTTTGATACGAAGTCCTTTGCGTCGTTGATCCTCATGTTCTTGCTGAACTGCATCCTTGCAACAAGGTCACCAGCTGCTCTCATTCCGGTCATACCTGATGCCATGATGTGTGCAATTGGCATACCGAGTGGGTCGCCAACACCGATCTATATACCATCGACGCCTGCGATCTCGACCATTGCCTTGCTTGCCCTGGTTACTGCATCTATTGGTGGGGTCTCAAGCATTGGGATACCACCGACACCCATACCCATATCTACGTGACATGGTATTGGAGATGCCTCAACAGCTGCCTTCATGAAGGTAACTGAGCGACCAAGGTTCCATGCGGAGGTCTTGCTGGTGTTAGTGTTACATACAGGACCGAAGATGTTTGCTCCTG
Proteins encoded in this region:
- a CDS encoding replication protein A is translated as MDKTAENIKNRFLELGVDIPIENITERLDKLVTKFKVPLDEARRSVIAYFLKEYNIDRNDFFTGQGSTPLVKINEVNEGGKWVNIRGKVVQLWDSTHESVSQVGLLGDDTGTTKFIKWARDDVPDVQEGKSYQFNNVVINEWNGRFEITLNKNTVIEEISEDIDVVSTALSSPADGQPAPMVSVADITEDGKWVSLKVRVSQLWDNTHESISQVGLIGDGTGTIKFIKWTSAGLPDIEEEKSYLFNNVVAQEWNDRFEVTLNKNSAIEELDEDVDIGTSSVTFSGVMVDVQSGSGLIKRCPTCNRALTKGACMEHGKVNGVYDLRIKAVLDDGNIAQDSLLRRELAEQVSNMTLDDAISMAADALDQGVVLDQMKLKLLGKYFTVTGSKMDRNILVDSIEEQAELSPETIDELISEAEVL
- a CDS encoding cation:proton antiporter, coding for MESIYLLQIALAVLVMSLVAQSLSKIFKMPVLIFLLVEGIIIGPEVLGILDPTLLGEGLTAIVSLSVAVIVFDGGLHIDVKSIRSIQQGVLSLVTVGVMITFICATFFTYYIVGLPLEISAVFGALVTATGPTVITPVVRQVRVNHRVSKTLELEGILNDAVSVILAALVFEVIISELSGFEVVGFLLYRAMIGLIMGVASGFLLTRFLSRSVHSEQVVRFVTFTSVIATFVIAESLGAESGILAVALFGIIVGTSNVPYKAALKEFKSDLVVMMLSLIFILLAAMLKFEDIFRIGTVGIIVVLLLIFFVRPLSVFASTARTTFRTKEKLFISFVGPRGVVPASIATYFAIKLNGLNITGGQELVGLVFLTVIITVFMTGFLSKPVARFLGVIPMEILVVGGGEVGRILSERFEKRGENVVVIESSEENCQRLMKSGIRVVHGDAEDVNVLKKAGIENAKYFIASTDQDNTNLLVCQIAKTKFGFKEDQIIARVNNMENLHAFWDLEIRAMSPAMSTALFLDNMVGRPHMFSMCEVGEGGDILEVKVTNPKVSGKAIKELSLPEDSLLLMVRRGDESFIANGNLVLEFDDMVTVIGEGDAAKIVADLLGR